The Vicinamibacteria bacterium DNA window CGACGCGACCTTCGAGCAGAGAAAAAAGGGCATCGCTCACATCGCGAGGGAGTTCAACAAAGAAGGGATGACGGGCCTCAAGGATCCCGGGATCGGTCTCGAAACCTGGAAGGCCTATCAAGAGGTGCTGGCAGAGGGCGAGCTTCCCGTGCGGGTGTTCGTCTTGTGGCGCTCGGGCCCCGACATCGAGTCCGCCGAGGCGCTCGTCGACCGCGTCGCTCCGTTCACGAAACCGTACATCACCACCGGTGACGACCATCTCGTCTCCGGCGGGATCAAGCTCATGATCGATGGAAGCGGCGGCGCGCGCACGGCATGGCTTCACGACGACTGGAACAAGAACGCGACCGAGGTCGACACCGGCAACCGCGGCTACCCCGTGACCGACCCCGACGTCCTGCGCCGGCAGGTCCGTATGTACCACGACGCCGGGCTCCACATGAGCATCCATTCGATCGGAGATCGGGCCATCGACTGGACCATGGACTCCTACGCCGAGGCGCTCGAGGCGAACCCGGTTCGCGGTTTGCGTCACGGGATCATTCACGCGAACATTCCGACGGATCGGGCCATCGACCTGATGGCTGAGCTCGAAGAGAAGTACGACGCGGCCTACCCCGAGCCCTCGGCGACGTTCATGTGGTGGATCGGCGACACCTACGCGGGGAACTTCGGCCCGAAGCGCGCCCTGCGTTTGAATCCGTTCAAGACGTTCCTGTCCAAGGGCATTCCCTGGGCGAACGGGTCCGATTTCAGTGTGACGCCATTCCCGGCTCGTTATGGGCTCTGGGCCTCCGTGGCTCGCGAGACGCTTCTCGGCGTCTACGGCAAGAATCCCTACGGGACCGAAGAAGCCGTCGGCATTCGCGAGGCGCTTCGCTCCCACACCCGCTGGGCCGCGCGTCAGATGTTCCTCGAGGACGAGATCGGCTCGCTCGAAGTCGGGAAATATGCCGACATCGCGGTCTGGGACAAAGATATCTACAGCGTCGCGACGGAAGAGCTCGAGACGTTGAAGTGTCAGATGACGATCTTCGAAGGCGAGGTCGTCTATCGCCGCTAGAGTGCTCAGTGCC harbors:
- a CDS encoding amidohydrolase codes for the protein MLFVDPRPGSYFSAFALVAFGSVVFGSSTAKGALHADRVLVNGNIITVDARDSVVEALAIRSGRIVAVGTNDEIAALVGPDTERIDLRGLTATPGLLDMHCHFASGGLSSLYVLDLSYPNIESVEGAAEKVREQVDAVGAGQWVEGRGWDEGKLLERRYIYARDLDPVSPDNPVFLTHTMGHYAVANSVALRMANISRDTPDPFGGTIDRDDNGEPTGVLKETAQSLVSSLIPDATFEQRKKGIAHIAREFNKEGMTGLKDPGIGLETWKAYQEVLAEGELPVRVFVLWRSGPDIESAEALVDRVAPFTKPYITTGDDHLVSGGIKLMIDGSGGARTAWLHDDWNKNATEVDTGNRGYPVTDPDVLRRQVRMYHDAGLHMSIHSIGDRAIDWTMDSYAEALEANPVRGLRHGIIHANIPTDRAIDLMAELEEKYDAAYPEPSATFMWWIGDTYAGNFGPKRALRLNPFKTFLSKGIPWANGSDFSVTPFPARYGLWASVARETLLGVYGKNPYGTEEAVGIREALRSHTRWAARQMFLEDEIGSLEVGKYADIAVWDKDIYSVATEELETLKCQMTIFEGEVVYRR